In Streptomyces sp. NBC_00878, a single window of DNA contains:
- a CDS encoding bifunctional polysaccharide deacetylase/glycosyltransferase family 2 protein, which produces MFAALLFEGWTNHEVDAAKTRSACTSPAPDAVVAGGPVVGINGNGIQTGSMPARTVALTFDGGPDPVWTPRLLDLLRRHRARATFFLFGAEAARHPDLVRRIRAEGHEIGSNTYTGAALGEASSVRFSAELDLTQATLAGTTGIRTNLLRMPRTTSPDTLCGREWAAARRAAAQGYVLVAADKGSRKPAQGLVRQFSQTETAYRETEKLLKNPGVDRFTTVSAGLGLAPYESVSAVERWRGTALVWATSLGRAFSNAMTWTLGIAGALGVLRMAALVVFARAHVRRLERSRPGAPWLREVTEPVSVLVPAYNEEAGIESTVRSLLASDYPQLQIIVIDDGSTDRTAVLAEGISDPRVLVVRKPNGGKAAALNTGLEHTSHDIVIMVDADTVFEPDAIHHLVQPLAHPAVGAVSGNTKVGNRRGLLAKWQHLEYCFGFNLDRRMFEVLECMTTVPGAIGAFRRDAILGVGGVSDDTLAEDTDLTMALWRAGWRVLYEESAVAWTEVPTSLRQLWRQRYRWCFGTIQSMWKHRGAVLEGGVAGRFGRRGLTYLAINQVALPLLGPVIDVFALYGVLFLDPLSSAGVWFGFLGIQLLCAGYALKLDGERVRTLWWMPFQLVVYRQLMYLVVIQSVVALLLGSRLKWQRMKRSGTAAEQIDGPSPYKSVPMR; this is translated from the coding sequence ATGTTCGCGGCCCTGCTCTTCGAGGGCTGGACCAACCACGAGGTGGACGCCGCGAAGACGCGGTCCGCCTGCACCTCACCCGCCCCCGATGCGGTGGTCGCCGGCGGTCCCGTGGTGGGGATCAACGGCAACGGGATACAGACCGGCTCGATGCCCGCCCGCACCGTCGCGCTCACCTTCGACGGCGGCCCCGACCCCGTGTGGACCCCGCGCCTGCTCGACCTGCTGCGACGGCACCGGGCGCGCGCCACCTTCTTCCTCTTCGGCGCCGAGGCCGCCCGCCATCCGGACCTGGTGCGCCGCATCCGCGCCGAGGGGCACGAGATCGGCTCGAACACCTACACCGGAGCCGCCCTGGGCGAGGCGTCGTCCGTCCGCTTCTCCGCCGAACTCGACCTGACACAGGCCACGTTGGCGGGCACCACCGGTATCCGTACCAATCTGCTGCGGATGCCGAGGACCACCTCGCCGGACACGCTCTGCGGCCGCGAGTGGGCGGCCGCGCGGCGTGCCGCCGCCCAGGGGTACGTGCTGGTCGCCGCCGACAAGGGGTCCCGGAAACCGGCTCAGGGTCTGGTCCGGCAGTTCAGCCAGACGGAGACCGCCTACCGGGAGACGGAGAAGCTGCTCAAGAACCCGGGCGTCGACCGCTTCACCACCGTCTCGGCCGGCCTCGGGCTGGCCCCGTACGAGTCGGTGTCGGCCGTCGAGCGCTGGCGCGGCACCGCCCTCGTCTGGGCCACTTCCCTGGGACGCGCGTTCTCGAACGCGATGACCTGGACGCTCGGCATCGCGGGGGCTCTCGGGGTGCTGCGGATGGCGGCGCTCGTCGTCTTCGCCCGGGCGCATGTCCGCCGGCTGGAACGCTCCCGGCCCGGCGCGCCCTGGCTGCGGGAGGTCACGGAACCGGTGTCCGTGCTCGTGCCCGCCTACAACGAAGAGGCAGGGATCGAGTCCACCGTCCGCTCCCTGCTCGCCTCCGACTACCCGCAGTTGCAGATCATCGTGATCGACGACGGCTCGACGGACCGCACGGCGGTGCTCGCCGAAGGCATCTCAGACCCGCGCGTCCTGGTGGTCCGCAAACCCAACGGCGGCAAGGCCGCGGCCCTCAACACCGGCCTGGAACACACGAGTCACGACATCGTGATCATGGTCGACGCCGACACCGTCTTCGAACCGGACGCCATCCACCACCTCGTCCAGCCGCTCGCGCACCCCGCCGTGGGCGCGGTCAGCGGCAACACCAAGGTCGGCAACCGGCGGGGCCTGCTCGCCAAGTGGCAGCACCTGGAGTACTGCTTCGGCTTCAACCTCGACCGCCGGATGTTCGAGGTGCTGGAGTGCATGACCACCGTCCCCGGCGCCATCGGGGCGTTCCGCCGGGACGCGATCCTGGGCGTGGGCGGGGTCAGCGACGACACCCTCGCCGAGGACACCGATCTCACGATGGCCCTGTGGCGGGCGGGCTGGCGCGTGCTCTACGAGGAGTCCGCCGTCGCCTGGACCGAAGTACCCACCTCGCTGCGGCAGTTGTGGCGGCAGCGCTACCGCTGGTGCTTCGGCACGATCCAGTCGATGTGGAAGCACCGCGGTGCCGTCCTGGAAGGGGGCGTCGCCGGACGCTTCGGCCGGCGCGGACTCACCTACCTCGCGATCAACCAGGTCGCCCTGCCGTTGCTCGGGCCGGTCATCGACGTGTTCGCCCTGTACGGCGTGCTGTTCCTCGATCCGCTGAGTTCGGCCGGGGTGTGGTTCGGCTTCCTGGGCATCCAACTGCTCTGCGCCGGTTACGCGTTGAAGCTCGACGGGGAGCGCGTACGCACCTTGTGGTGGATGCCGTTCCAACTGGTCGTCTACCGGCAGCTCATGTACCTGGTCGTCATCCAGTCCGTGGTCGCCCTGCTCCTCGGCAGCCGGCTGAAGTGGCAGCGTATGAAGCGTTCGGGCACGGCCGCTGAACAGATCGACGGTCCGTCACCGTATAAGAGCGTGCCGATGAGATGA
- a CDS encoding CDP-alcohol phosphatidyltransferase family protein yields MALNNTYDARLLQQETAVGAGVQLLLLTVLGTALGMGPAGWLTGLAFALATWAVLSRALHRTRPRSFGPANRVTLGRATLVGGVTALVADSFQSPPPVTVLVALTAVALILDAVDGKVARRTGSSSALGARFDMEVDAFLILVLSVYVATTVGPWALLIGGMRYAFVAAAKFLPWLNGTLPPSTGRKTVAALQGVLLLLAGSGVLPYALMFGVVALALALLTWSFGRDIAWLWRTKGSAEREMAAVEVELLYRETAGVGAP; encoded by the coding sequence GTGGCCCTGAACAACACGTACGACGCGAGGCTCTTGCAGCAGGAGACGGCCGTGGGAGCGGGTGTGCAACTGCTGTTGCTCACCGTGCTCGGCACGGCGCTCGGCATGGGGCCCGCGGGCTGGCTGACGGGACTGGCGTTCGCGCTCGCGACGTGGGCCGTGCTCTCACGGGCCCTGCACCGCACGCGGCCCCGGTCCTTCGGTCCCGCCAACCGCGTGACCCTGGGCCGGGCCACCCTCGTAGGCGGAGTGACCGCGCTGGTCGCCGACTCCTTCCAGAGTCCGCCGCCGGTGACGGTCCTGGTCGCCCTCACCGCGGTCGCCCTGATCCTCGACGCGGTCGACGGCAAGGTCGCCCGCCGGACGGGTTCCTCCTCCGCGCTGGGCGCGCGGTTCGACATGGAGGTCGACGCGTTCCTCATCCTGGTGCTCAGCGTGTACGTCGCCACGACCGTGGGCCCCTGGGCCCTGCTGATCGGCGGTATGCGCTATGCCTTCGTGGCCGCCGCGAAGTTCCTGCCGTGGCTGAACGGCACGCTTCCGCCGAGCACGGGCCGCAAGACGGTGGCCGCCCTCCAGGGCGTCCTGCTGCTGCTCGCGGGCTCGGGGGTCCTCCCGTACGCCCTGATGTTCGGCGTCGTCGCGCTCGCCCTGGCCCTGCTGACGTGGTCGTTCGGCCGGGACATCGCGTGGCTGTGGCGCACGAAGGGCTCCGCCGAGCGGGAGATGGCGGCGGTGGAGGTGGAGCTCCTCTACCGGGAGACGGCCGGTGTGGGCGCCCCGTAG
- a CDS encoding TetR/AcrR family transcriptional regulator — protein MTAQPFPVSEIVASQRPHRKDAARNYDALLAAAREAFAEKGAEASLEDIARRAGVGIGTLYRNFPTRRHLFESVYADEVSALCRLAQEVADLEPWEALASWLRRFVDYTTTKRAIREALNNESDIFLACRDSMYAAGGPLFDRAQQTGQVRTDMTFDDLLRMVAGITSTAYLDDAQRDRVLAVALDGVRTAR, from the coding sequence GTGACGGCTCAGCCGTTCCCCGTCAGCGAGATCGTCGCGTCCCAGCGCCCGCACCGCAAAGACGCCGCACGCAACTACGACGCCCTGCTGGCGGCCGCCCGTGAGGCGTTCGCGGAGAAGGGCGCGGAGGCCTCCCTGGAGGACATCGCCCGTCGCGCGGGGGTGGGGATCGGCACGCTCTACCGGAACTTCCCCACGCGTCGCCACCTCTTCGAGAGCGTCTACGCGGACGAGGTGAGCGCGCTGTGCCGGCTGGCGCAGGAGGTCGCGGACCTGGAACCGTGGGAGGCACTGGCCTCGTGGCTGCGCCGGTTCGTGGACTACACCACGACCAAGCGGGCCATCCGCGAGGCGCTCAACAACGAGTCGGACATCTTCCTGGCCTGCCGGGACTCGATGTACGCGGCGGGCGGCCCGCTGTTCGACCGGGCGCAGCAGACCGGTCAGGTCCGTACGGACATGACCTTCGACGACCTCCTGCGGATGGTCGCCGGCATCACCTCGACGGCCTACCTCGACGACGCCCAGCGTGACCGCGTGCTGGCCGTCGCCCTGGACGGGGTCCGCACAGCACGCTGA
- a CDS encoding zinc-binding alcohol dehydrogenase, protein MDRSARAFWLRSPGHGEIRDVELPEPAEGEVVVRTLFSGVSRGTETLVFRGGVPESQHAAMRAPFQEGEFPGPVKYGYLNVGLVEEGPAELLGRTVFCLYPHQTRYVVPASAVTPVPETVPASRAVLAGTVETAVNALWDAAPLIGDRITVVGAGMVGASVAALLARFPAARVQLVDANPARADIAQALGVDFALPADAAGDRDLVVHASASEAGLARSLELLAPEGTVLELSWYGDRLVSLPLGEAFHSRRLVIRGSQVGTVSPARSARRTYADRLALALDLLDDPAFDALITGESSFEELPETMTGLAAAESTGMCHLVRHEATAPLRGAGNGATSPH, encoded by the coding sequence ATGGACCGTTCCGCCCGCGCCTTCTGGCTCCGCTCTCCCGGCCATGGCGAGATCCGCGATGTCGAACTGCCCGAACCCGCCGAGGGCGAGGTCGTGGTGCGAACACTTTTCTCGGGGGTGAGCCGGGGAACCGAGACGCTCGTCTTCCGGGGAGGCGTGCCGGAGAGCCAGCACGCCGCCATGCGGGCGCCCTTCCAGGAAGGCGAGTTCCCCGGGCCGGTCAAGTACGGCTACCTGAACGTGGGATTGGTGGAGGAGGGCCCGGCGGAACTCCTCGGGCGGACCGTCTTCTGTCTCTATCCGCACCAGACCCGGTACGTCGTCCCGGCGAGCGCCGTGACACCCGTGCCCGAGACCGTGCCCGCCTCGCGCGCCGTACTCGCCGGAACCGTGGAGACCGCGGTCAACGCCCTCTGGGACGCGGCCCCCCTGATCGGTGACCGCATCACCGTGGTCGGCGCCGGCATGGTCGGCGCGAGCGTCGCCGCGCTCCTCGCCCGGTTCCCCGCAGCCCGCGTCCAACTCGTCGACGCCAACCCGGCGCGCGCCGACATCGCCCAGGCCCTCGGCGTCGACTTCGCGCTCCCGGCGGACGCCGCCGGCGACCGCGACCTCGTCGTCCACGCCAGCGCCAGCGAGGCCGGGCTCGCCCGCTCGCTCGAACTCCTCGCCCCGGAGGGCACCGTCCTCGAACTGAGCTGGTACGGCGACCGGTTGGTCAGCCTGCCGCTCGGCGAGGCGTTCCACTCCCGCCGCCTGGTCATCCGCGGCAGCCAGGTCGGCACCGTCTCCCCGGCCAGAAGCGCCCGCCGCACCTACGCCGACCGGCTCGCCCTCGCGCTCGACCTGCTCGACGACCCGGCCTTCGACGCTCTGATCACCGGCGAGTCCTCCTTCGAGGAGCTGCCGGAGACGATGACCGGGCTCGCTGCGGCAGAATCGACGGGGATGTGCCACCTCGTCCGCCACGAGGCAACCGCGCCCCTCAGGGGCGCGGGGAACGGCGCGACAAGCCCCCACTGA
- a CDS encoding MFS transporter, protein MPRTSTRLTFAVLATGAGVFSMLQSLIAPALPTVQHALDTSQSTVTWVMTAYLLSASVFTPILGRVGDLIGKKRTLVAVLVTVAVGCLLAALAPTIGVLIVARVVQGIGGALFPLSFGIIRDEFAASQVSPSISNLSAVIAAGGGVGMVAAGPIVTALDYRWLFWIPVGIVTVTTLIAVRYVPESPRRAEGSVNWLGAVLLSAWLVALLLPLSRAGQWGWGSARVIGLFAAAVVLFALWLLAESRSRSPLIDLRIMRLPAVWTTNTAALLFGAGMYAIWSFLPGFVQTPSSAGYGFGASVTESGLLMLPMLIAMFCSGILGGRLEPVLGAKKLLTTGAALGAVACGFLALWHDQQWQVAFVAGVFGLGIGLAFASMANLIVGSVPPEQTGAATGMNANIRTIGGSIGAAVTSVLVTGHLQPSGLPYASGYTHGFTLLAVLCLAAALAALLVPAQRTGRVLGHEFHEIAELDKIGR, encoded by the coding sequence ATGCCCAGGACGTCCACCCGCCTCACCTTCGCGGTCCTCGCGACCGGTGCGGGCGTGTTCTCCATGCTCCAGTCGCTGATCGCGCCGGCCCTGCCGACCGTTCAGCACGCGCTGGACACCTCGCAGTCCACCGTGACCTGGGTGATGACGGCGTATCTGCTGTCCGCCTCGGTCTTCACACCGATCCTCGGCCGGGTCGGCGATCTGATCGGAAAGAAGCGCACCCTCGTCGCCGTCCTCGTGACCGTGGCGGTCGGCTGTCTGCTCGCCGCGCTCGCGCCGACCATCGGCGTACTCATCGTCGCCCGGGTCGTCCAGGGCATCGGCGGCGCCCTGTTCCCGCTGTCCTTCGGCATCATCCGCGATGAGTTCGCGGCGTCCCAGGTCAGCCCCAGTATCAGCAACCTGTCCGCCGTGATCGCGGCCGGCGGCGGCGTCGGCATGGTGGCGGCCGGCCCCATCGTGACCGCGCTCGACTACCGGTGGCTGTTCTGGATCCCCGTCGGCATCGTCACGGTCACCACGCTGATCGCCGTCCGCTACGTCCCCGAGTCGCCCCGCCGGGCCGAGGGGAGCGTCAACTGGCTCGGCGCCGTCCTGCTGTCGGCCTGGCTGGTGGCGCTGCTGCTGCCGCTCAGCCGGGCCGGCCAGTGGGGCTGGGGCTCGGCCCGGGTGATCGGGCTGTTCGCCGCCGCCGTGGTGCTCTTCGCACTGTGGCTGCTCGCCGAGTCGCGCTCCCGCAGCCCGCTGATAGACCTGCGCATCATGCGGCTGCCCGCCGTGTGGACGACCAACACCGCCGCGCTGCTGTTCGGCGCCGGCATGTACGCGATCTGGTCCTTCCTGCCCGGCTTCGTCCAGACACCCAGCTCCGCCGGGTACGGATTCGGCGCGAGCGTCACCGAGTCCGGGCTGCTCATGCTGCCGATGCTGATCGCGATGTTCTGCTCCGGCATCCTGGGCGGCCGCCTGGAACCCGTACTGGGTGCCAAGAAACTGCTCACCACCGGTGCCGCGCTGGGCGCGGTCGCCTGCGGCTTCCTCGCCCTCTGGCACGACCAGCAGTGGCAGGTGGCCTTCGTGGCAGGCGTCTTCGGCCTCGGCATCGGACTGGCCTTCGCCTCGATGGCCAACCTGATCGTGGGCAGCGTCCCGCCCGAGCAGACCGGCGCCGCCACCGGCATGAACGCCAACATCCGGACCATCGGCGGCTCCATCGGCGCCGCGGTGACCAGCGTCCTGGTGACCGGCCACCTACAGCCCTCGGGCCTGCCGTACGCCTCCGGCTACACCCACGGATTCACCCTGCTCGCCGTGCTCTGCCTCGCCGCGGCCCTGGCCGCGCTGCTCGTCCCGGCCCAGCGCACGGGCCGTGTCCTCGGCCACGAGTTCCACGAGATCGCGGAACTGGACAAGATCGGCCGCTGA
- a CDS encoding 6-carboxytetrahydropterin synthase, whose amino-acid sequence MFSITVRDHLMIAHSFRGEVFGPAQRLHGATFLVDATFRRAELDDDNIVVDIGLATRELGEVVAEMNYRNLDNEPAFADTNTSTEFLAKVVADRLAERVEKGALGEGARGLAGITVTLHESHIAWASYERAL is encoded by the coding sequence TTGTTCAGCATCACCGTCCGCGATCACCTGATGATCGCCCACAGCTTCCGCGGAGAGGTCTTCGGACCCGCGCAGCGCCTGCACGGGGCGACGTTCCTCGTGGACGCCACGTTCCGCCGCGCCGAGCTGGACGACGACAACATCGTCGTCGACATCGGACTGGCCACCAGGGAACTCGGGGAGGTGGTGGCCGAGATGAACTACCGCAACCTCGACAACGAGCCCGCGTTCGCCGACACCAACACCTCGACGGAGTTCCTGGCCAAGGTTGTCGCCGACCGCCTCGCCGAGCGAGTGGAGAAGGGCGCGCTGGGCGAAGGGGCCCGCGGCCTGGCCGGCATCACCGTCACCCTGCACGAGTCGCACATCGCCTGGGCGAGTTACGAGCGTGCCCTGTGA
- a CDS encoding N(5)-(carboxyethyl)ornithine synthase: protein MSLLSLGVVASSSKENEFRLPLHPAHLGRIAPDVREKIFLEQGYGERFGVADDALRPLVAGLRSREQLLDECDVLMLPKPMHEDVAALRQGQVLWGWPHCVQDEAMTQLAIDRQLTLIAWEAMNHWTSTGAFSVHVFHKNNELAGYCSVLHALQLGGLTGSYGRRMRAVVISFGATARGAVTGLGAMGVSDVTVLTQRAAAAVASPMPSVVMGHFEEEPDDPSRLRALTGLGPVPLAEYLAGFDIIVNCIRQDTDAPLTFVTEEELAVFRPGTFFIDVACDEGMGFSWARPTTFVDPMPTVGPGCHYYGVDHSPSHLWNSATWEISEALLPYLRKVMSGPAAWDSDVTVGKAIEIRDGIVLNPKILSFQHRSADFPHTRAKPGKVTSRAGASPAGRPAVPRRVAVPDGRPM, encoded by the coding sequence ATGAGCCTGTTGAGTCTCGGAGTAGTCGCCTCCTCCAGCAAGGAAAACGAGTTCCGCCTGCCGTTGCACCCCGCCCACCTCGGCCGGATCGCACCGGACGTACGCGAGAAGATCTTCCTCGAACAGGGCTACGGCGAACGCTTCGGCGTCGCCGACGACGCGCTGCGACCGCTCGTCGCGGGCCTGCGCTCCCGCGAGCAACTCCTCGACGAGTGCGACGTGTTGATGCTGCCCAAACCCATGCACGAGGATGTCGCCGCGCTGCGCCAGGGCCAGGTGCTGTGGGGCTGGCCGCACTGCGTGCAGGACGAGGCGATGACGCAGCTCGCCATCGACCGGCAGCTGACCCTCATCGCCTGGGAGGCCATGAACCACTGGACGTCCACGGGCGCCTTCAGCGTCCATGTGTTCCACAAGAACAACGAGCTCGCGGGGTACTGCTCGGTGCTGCACGCCCTGCAGCTCGGCGGGCTGACCGGCAGCTACGGGCGGCGCATGCGCGCGGTGGTCATCAGCTTCGGCGCCACGGCGCGCGGAGCGGTCACGGGTCTGGGCGCCATGGGTGTCTCCGACGTCACGGTGCTCACCCAGCGCGCGGCGGCGGCGGTGGCCTCGCCGATGCCGTCGGTCGTGATGGGCCATTTCGAGGAGGAGCCGGACGATCCCTCGCGCCTGCGGGCGCTCACCGGGCTCGGCCCCGTACCGCTCGCGGAGTACCTGGCCGGCTTCGACATCATCGTCAACTGCATCCGGCAGGACACCGACGCGCCGCTGACGTTCGTCACCGAGGAGGAACTCGCCGTGTTCCGGCCGGGGACCTTCTTCATCGACGTCGCCTGCGACGAGGGCATGGGCTTCAGCTGGGCCCGGCCGACCACCTTCGTCGATCCGATGCCGACCGTCGGTCCCGGCTGCCACTACTACGGGGTGGACCACAGTCCGTCCCACCTGTGGAACTCGGCCACGTGGGAGATCAGTGAGGCGCTCCTCCCCTATCTGCGCAAGGTCATGAGCGGCCCGGCGGCCTGGGACTCCGACGTCACGGTCGGAAAGGCCATCGAGATCCGCGACGGTATCGTCCTGAACCCGAAGATCCTGTCGTTCCAGCACCGTTCGGCCGACTTCCCCCACACCCGCGCCAAGCCCGGCAAGGTCACTTCGCGGGCGGGAGCGTCACCGGCAGGTCGTCCCGCAGTTCCGCGAAGAGTTGCCGTGCCCGACGGTCGTCCCATGTGA
- a CDS encoding glycosyltransferase family 4 protein, whose product MSLRAMHFVMPGAVDDPTMPSGGNVYDARISLDLPGFGWQVHKHAIDGSWPQPGAPARAELARTLADLADGTVVLLDGLVACAVPEIVIPEAERLRLVVLVHLPLGDETGLTPALAADLDARERRTLRAVPAVVATSEWAARRLVAHHGLAPDRVHVAAPGADIAPLAPGTDGVSRLLCVASVTPRKGQHRLVEALAAVTDLPWSCVLVGGLNQDPEYVARLRALIDQHGLGDRLQLAGPRSGAALDASYAAADLMVLTSYAETYGMAVTEALARGIPVLATDVGGLPEAVGRAPDGGVPGLLVPPENPAALAAELRGWFGEADVRRRLKAAARARRASLGGWAATARSLSGVLGRLKSEARRGAA is encoded by the coding sequence ATGTCCCTGCGCGCCATGCACTTCGTGATGCCCGGCGCGGTGGACGACCCGACCATGCCCAGCGGCGGCAACGTCTACGACGCCCGGATCAGCCTCGACCTGCCCGGTTTCGGCTGGCAGGTCCACAAGCACGCCATCGACGGCAGCTGGCCCCAGCCCGGCGCCCCCGCCCGCGCCGAACTGGCCCGCACCCTCGCGGACCTGGCCGACGGCACCGTCGTACTCCTCGACGGCCTGGTCGCCTGCGCGGTCCCCGAGATCGTCATCCCGGAAGCCGAACGACTGCGCCTGGTCGTCCTCGTGCACCTGCCGCTCGGCGACGAGACGGGACTCACGCCCGCGCTCGCCGCGGACCTGGACGCCCGTGAGCGCCGCACGCTGCGGGCCGTGCCCGCCGTCGTCGCCACCAGCGAGTGGGCGGCCCGCAGGCTCGTCGCCCACCACGGGCTCGCGCCCGACCGGGTCCATGTGGCCGCGCCCGGCGCCGACATCGCGCCCCTGGCTCCCGGCACCGACGGTGTCTCGCGCCTGCTGTGCGTCGCCTCGGTCACCCCGCGCAAGGGACAGCACCGCCTGGTCGAGGCCCTCGCGGCCGTCACCGACCTCCCCTGGAGCTGCGTCCTCGTCGGCGGCCTCAACCAGGACCCCGAGTACGTCGCCCGGCTCCGGGCGCTGATCGACCAGCACGGCCTCGGCGACCGGCTCCAGCTGGCCGGCCCCCGGTCCGGCGCCGCCCTCGACGCGAGCTACGCCGCCGCCGACCTCATGGTCCTCACCTCGTACGCCGAGACGTACGGCATGGCCGTCACCGAGGCGCTCGCCCGCGGCATCCCCGTGCTGGCCACGGACGTCGGCGGGCTCCCCGAGGCGGTCGGGCGCGCGCCCGACGGCGGGGTGCCGGGGCTCCTCGTACCGCCGGAGAACCCCGCGGCCCTCGCGGCCGAACTGCGCGGCTGGTTCGGCGAGGCCGACGTACGCCGTCGCCTGAAGGCCGCCGCGCGCGCCCGCAGGGCCTCCCTCGGAGGCTGGGCCGCCACGGCCCGGAGTCTGTCGGGTGTCCTGGGGCGACTGAAGAGCGAGGCACGGAGGGGGGCGGCATGA
- a CDS encoding LCP family protein, translating into MSERTDLPVGFDRSGGAAQPPSAVTGRVARGNASSPSTRTAPLPGMPSPATPGRTGHGRRPPGDAGGGRSPKPPASRRRKVTRLAILLVVAVLASAAGTYVWADTKLDQEVDLGALPDRPQAGKGTNYLIVGSDSRAGLSEQARKDLRTGSAEGRRTDSMILLHTGSNGATMMSLPRDSWVTLPPYVRPETGRSFSAEPDKLNAAFSLGGPDLLVRAVERNTGLRIDHYAEIGFAGFVGVVDAVGGVDLCLERAVKDEKSGADLPKGCQTLDGTKALAFVRQRKQEAEGDLGRTRNQQKFLTALAKKAVTPGTLLNPTKSFPTLSAGLDTLVVDKDTGLKDLMSLFEAMRSVSAGNGRQINVPVSDPAFATSKGSAVTWDDRRARQLFAELRDDLPVTLPPAK; encoded by the coding sequence ATGAGTGAACGCACCGACCTTCCGGTGGGCTTTGACCGGAGCGGCGGCGCGGCCCAGCCGCCGAGTGCCGTCACGGGCCGGGTGGCGCGCGGCAACGCGTCCTCGCCCTCGACACGTACGGCACCACTGCCGGGCATGCCCTCGCCCGCGACGCCGGGCCGCACCGGGCACGGACGCCGGCCTCCCGGGGACGCGGGAGGCGGCAGGTCCCCCAAGCCGCCCGCCAGCAGGCGCCGCAAGGTCACGCGGCTCGCGATCCTCCTGGTCGTCGCGGTGCTCGCGTCCGCCGCAGGGACGTACGTGTGGGCCGACACCAAGCTCGACCAGGAGGTGGACCTCGGCGCGCTGCCGGACCGCCCGCAGGCCGGAAAGGGGACCAACTACCTGATCGTGGGCTCGGACAGCCGCGCCGGTCTGTCCGAGCAGGCGAGGAAGGATCTGCGCACCGGCTCGGCCGAGGGCCGCCGCACCGACTCGATGATCCTGCTGCACACCGGCTCGAACGGCGCCACGATGATGAGCCTGCCGCGCGACTCGTGGGTGACCCTTCCGCCGTACGTCCGTCCCGAGACCGGCAGGAGCTTCTCCGCCGAGCCGGACAAGCTCAACGCGGCGTTCTCGCTCGGCGGCCCCGACCTCCTCGTGCGGGCGGTGGAACGCAACACCGGGCTGCGCATCGACCACTACGCGGAGATCGGCTTCGCGGGCTTCGTCGGGGTGGTGGACGCGGTCGGCGGCGTGGACCTGTGCCTGGAGCGGGCCGTGAAGGACGAGAAGTCCGGCGCGGACCTGCCCAAGGGCTGCCAGACGCTCGACGGCACCAAGGCACTGGCGTTCGTCCGGCAGCGCAAACAGGAGGCGGAGGGCGACCTGGGCCGCACCCGCAACCAGCAGAAGTTCCTGACCGCGCTCGCCAAGAAGGCGGTCACCCCGGGCACCCTCCTCAACCCCACCAAGTCCTTCCCGACCCTCAGCGCGGGCCTCGACACGCTCGTGGTGGACAAGGACACGGGCCTGAAGGACCTCATGTCGCTGTTCGAGGCGATGCGGAGCGTCTCGGCGGGCAACGGCAGGCAGATCAACGTGCCCGTCTCCGACCCCGCCTTCGCCACCTCCAAGGGCAGCGCCGTCACATGGGACGACCGTCGGGCACGGCAACTCTTCGCGGAACTGCGGGACGACCTGCCGGTGACGCTCCCGCCCGCGAAGTGA